The Anas platyrhynchos isolate ZD024472 breed Pekin duck chromosome 3, IASCAAS_PekinDuck_T2T, whole genome shotgun sequence genome includes a window with the following:
- the CYP1B1 gene encoding cytochrome P450 1B1: MEAACNSMALERLGEALRGPPAPQSCLLLLVCLLAAVHLGKLLLQRRRRRRQGERRGPPGPFPWPLIGNAAQLGSAPHLSFARLAGTYGAVFQLRLGRWPVVVLNGERAIRQALVRQGAAFAGRPAFPSFQLVSGGLSLAFGGYSELWKLHRRAAHATVRAFSTGSPATRRLLERHLLGEARALVALLVRGSAGGAFLDPSRVLLVAVANVMSALCFGRRYSHGDGEFLRLVGRNEQFGRAVGAGSLVDALPWLRRFPSPVRAAYRAFRDLNRDFYAFVRRKFLQHQRSLRPGAAPRDMMDAFIRLQREQPRLQLEHVPATVTDIFGASQDTLSTALQWLLIFLIRYPKVQAKMQEEVDRIVGRDRLPCAEDQPRLPYIMAFLYESMRFSSFVPVTIPHATTTNTFIMGYLIPKDTVVFINQWSVNHDPAKWSNPEDFDPTRFLDENGFINKDLTSSVMIFSMGKRRCIGEELSKMQLFLFTSILVHQCHFTANPNEDPKMDFIYGLTIKPKPFTLNVTLRDTMDLLDKAVQRLQAEKTANESQLSANT; the protein is encoded by the exons ATGGAGGCTGCGTGCAACAG CATGGCCCTGGAGAGGCTGGGGGAAGCCCTGCgcggccccccggccccgcagagctgcctgctgctcctcgTCTGCCTGCTGGCCGCCGTGCACCTGGGCAAGCTCCTCCTGCAGCGGAGACGCCGGCGGCGGCAGGGCGAGCGCCGGGGGCCTCCGGGCCCTTTTCCCTGGCCCCTGATCGGCAACGCGGCGCAGCTGGGCAGCGCCCCGCACCTCTCCTTCGCCCGCCTGGCCGGCACCTACGGCGCCGTCTTCCAGCTGCGCCTGGGCCGCTGGCCCGTGGTGGTGCTGAACGGCGAGCGGGCCATCCGGCAGGCGCTCGTCCGCCAGGGGGCCGCCTTCGCCGGCCGGCCGGCCTTCCCCTCCTTCCAGCTGGTGTCGGGAGGGCTCAGCCTGGCCTTCGGCGGCTACTCGGAGCTGTGGAAGCTGCACCGGCGGGCGGCGCACGCCACGGTGCGGGCTTTCTCCACCGGCAGCCCGGCCACCCGCCGCCTGCTGGAGCGGCACCTGCTGGGCGAGGCGAGGGCGCTGGTGGCGCTGCTGGTGCGGGGCAGCGCCGGCGGCGCCTTCCTCGACCCGTCgcgggtgctgctggtggccgtGGCCAACGTGATGAGCGCCCTGTGCTTCGGCCGCCGCTACAGCCACGGCGACGGCGAGTTCCTGCGCCTGGTGGGGCGCAACGAGCAGTTCGGGCGCGCCGTGGGCGCGGGCAGCCTGGTGGATGCGCTGCCCTGGCTGCGCCGCTTCCCCAGCCCCGTGCGCGCCGCCTACCGCGCCTTCCGCGACCTCAACCGCGATTTCTACGCCTTCGTCCGCCGAAAATTCCTCCAGCACCAGCGCAGCCTGCGGCCCGGAGCCGCCCCCCGCGATATGATGGACGCCTTCATCCGCCTGCAGCGGGAGCAGCCGCGCCTGCAGCTCGAGCACGTCCCCGCCACCGTCACCGACATCTTCGGTGCCAGCCAGGACACGCTGTCCACCGCCCTGCAGTGgctcctcatcttcctcatcAG GTACCCCAAAGTGCAGGCCAAAATGCAAGAAGAAGTGGATCGGATTGTTGGCAGAGACCGCCTGCCGTGTGCTGAAGATCAGCCCCGCTTGCCCTACATCATGGCTTTCTTGTACGAGTCCATGCGGTTCAGCAGCTTCGTGCCCGTTACCATCCCGCacgccaccaccaccaacaccTTCATAATGGGCTACCTCATTCCCAAGGACACCGTGGTATTTATTAATCAGTGGTCAGTGAATCACGACCCAGCAAAGTGGTCCAACCCAGAGGACTTTGACCCAACGAGATTTCTGGATGAGAACGGCTTCATCAACAAAGATCTCACTAGCAGCGTGATGATTTTCTCGATGGGAAAGCGGCGGTGCATCGGGGAGGAGTTGTCCAAGATGCAGCTGTTTCTCTTTACCTCCATACTGGTGCATCAGTGCCATTTTACCGCTAATCCAAATGAGGATCCAAAAATGGACTTCATTTACGGGTTGACCATTAAACCGAAGCCGTTTACCTTGAATGTTACGCTTAGAGATACTATGGATTTGCTTGATAAGGCTGTCCAGAGACTGCAAGCAGAGAAAACAGCCAACGAAAGTCAGCTGTCTGCAAACACCTAA